One segment of Mycolicibacterium baixiangningiae DNA contains the following:
- a CDS encoding cobyrinate a,c-diamide synthase — protein MVTPAVVIAAPASGSGKTTVATGLMGALRRAGQRVAPFKVGPDFIDPGYHALATGRPGRNLDPVLVGEDLIGPLYAHGAAGSDIAVVEGVMGLFDGRIGDRMTGPATGSTAQVAGLLGAPVVLVVDARGQSHSIAALLHGFSTFDPHTRIAGVVLNRVGSPRHDEVLRQACEHAGLTVFGSIPRTEALAVPSRHLGLITAAEHGRAARDAVTAMTELVARHVDLDVVVGCARATVAGTPWSPHVAESTESGVTVALAAGKAFTFGYAEHSELLRAAGAEVVEFDPMTDRLPPDTSALVIPGGFPEQHAADLSANTAVRQQIAHLAAAGAPVHAECAGLTYLVDDLDGRPMCGVLSGSARFTERLTLGYRQAVAAADSTLHRAGERVIGHEFHRTAVTFTDRYEPAWQFAGRAGGPVADGAVHRGVHAGYLHTHPAAHPQAIARFVASAARSKLAG, from the coding sequence GTGGTGACGCCCGCCGTCGTGATCGCCGCGCCCGCCTCGGGTAGCGGGAAGACCACCGTGGCAACGGGTTTGATGGGGGCGCTACGCCGCGCCGGTCAGCGGGTGGCGCCGTTCAAGGTTGGCCCGGACTTCATCGACCCCGGCTACCACGCCCTGGCGACCGGACGTCCGGGACGCAACCTCGACCCCGTCCTCGTCGGCGAGGATCTGATCGGACCGCTGTACGCGCACGGCGCCGCAGGCAGTGACATCGCCGTCGTCGAAGGTGTCATGGGTCTGTTCGACGGGCGTATCGGAGACCGGATGACCGGGCCCGCAACGGGTTCCACCGCGCAGGTGGCAGGCCTGCTCGGCGCCCCCGTCGTGCTGGTCGTCGATGCCCGCGGGCAGAGCCACAGCATCGCCGCTCTGCTGCACGGGTTCTCCACCTTCGACCCGCACACCCGTATCGCCGGAGTCGTGCTCAACCGGGTGGGCTCACCGCGCCACGACGAGGTGCTGCGACAGGCGTGTGAACACGCCGGGCTGACGGTGTTCGGGTCCATCCCGCGGACCGAGGCGCTGGCCGTCCCGTCCCGCCACCTCGGGCTGATCACCGCGGCCGAGCATGGCCGGGCCGCCCGAGACGCGGTCACCGCGATGACCGAGCTCGTCGCCCGCCACGTCGATCTCGACGTCGTCGTCGGCTGCGCGCGCGCGACCGTCGCCGGCACACCGTGGAGCCCGCACGTCGCCGAATCCACCGAATCGGGTGTGACCGTCGCGCTGGCCGCCGGGAAAGCCTTCACCTTCGGCTATGCCGAGCACAGCGAACTGCTGCGCGCGGCCGGTGCCGAGGTGGTCGAGTTCGACCCGATGACCGACCGCCTGCCCCCGGACACCTCGGCACTGGTGATACCGGGCGGGTTCCCCGAACAGCACGCCGCCGACCTGTCCGCGAACACCGCTGTGCGCCAACAGATCGCGCACCTGGCCGCGGCGGGCGCCCCGGTCCACGCGGAATGCGCGGGCCTGACCTACCTGGTCGACGACCTCGACGGCCGCCCCATGTGCGGGGTGCTGTCGGGTTCGGCCCGGTTCACCGAACGCCTCACACTGGGTTACCGCCAGGCCGTCGCGGCCGCCGACTCCACGCTGCACCGCGCCGGGGAGCGCGTCATCGGGCACGAGTTCCACCGCACCGCGGTCACATTCACCGACCGGTACGAGCCGGCGTGGCAATTCGCGGGCCGGGCCGGCGGGCCGGTTGCCGACGGGGCGGTGCATCGCGGAGTCCACGCCGGCTACCTGCACACCCACCCGGCCGCCCACCCGCAGGCGATCGCCCGCTTCGTGGCGTCGGCCGCACGCTCTAAGCTCGCCGGGTGA
- the cobO gene encoding cob(I)yrinic acid a,c-diamide adenosyltransferase, with the protein MPQGRPLTVPDDGLTTRARRNAPLLAVHTGAGKGKSTAAFGMALRAWNQGFDIAVFQFVKSAKWKVGEEAVFGELGRLHDEHGAGGAVEWHKMGSGWSWSRRPGSDDDHAAAAADGWAEIARRLAEERHDFYVLDEFTYPLKWGWVDVDDVVEVLRSRPGRQHVVITGRDAPQALVDAADLVTEMTKVKHPMDAGRKGQKGIEW; encoded by the coding sequence ATGCCGCAGGGCCGACCTCTGACCGTTCCCGACGACGGGCTCACCACGCGCGCCCGGCGTAACGCGCCACTGCTGGCCGTGCACACCGGGGCGGGTAAGGGCAAGTCGACGGCCGCGTTCGGGATGGCGCTGCGCGCGTGGAACCAGGGTTTCGACATCGCGGTGTTCCAGTTCGTCAAGAGCGCGAAATGGAAGGTCGGCGAGGAGGCGGTGTTCGGTGAGCTGGGCCGCCTGCACGACGAACACGGTGCGGGCGGGGCCGTGGAGTGGCACAAGATGGGCTCGGGCTGGTCCTGGTCGCGGCGGCCCGGCAGCGACGACGACCATGCCGCGGCCGCAGCCGACGGGTGGGCCGAGATCGCCCGCCGGCTCGCCGAGGAGCGCCACGACTTCTATGTGCTCGACGAATTCACCTACCCCCTCAAGTGGGGGTGGGTAGACGTCGACGACGTGGTCGAGGTGCTCCGGTCGCGGCCGGGCAGGCAGCACGTCGTCATCACCGGCCGCGACGCACCGCAGGCCCTTGTCGACGCCGCCGATCTGGTGACCGAGATGACCAAGGTCAAACACCCGATGGATGCCGGACGCAAAGGTCAGAAGGGCATCGAGTGGTGA
- a CDS encoding magnesium chelatase subunit D family protein translates to MTPAYPFSAIVGHDRLLLALLLCAVRPEIGGVLIRGEKGTAKSTAVRGLAQVLAQVDGGALVELPIGATEDRVVGSLDLQKVLRDGEHAFSPGLLARAHGGVLYVDEVNLLHDHLVDVLLDAAAMGRVHIERDGISHSHEARFVLIGTMNPEEGELRPQLLDRFGLTVDVAASRDVDVRVEVIRQRMAFEADPDAFADSYAHHDTDLARRVADARARVPSVSLPDNELRRIAALCAAFDVDGMRADLVVARTAVAHAAWRGAVAGASAATGDITVGEDDIRVAAELALPHRRRRDPFDDPGLDPERLDEAMAQADESANPPDTDPEPDPDSHPDPPGGGNATESSGSAVPQKKPSTQTRDSGAPSAAFKTKTLVVPGVGEGAPGRRSRARNRTGTVVASTPDAETGHGLHVFGTLLAAAENQRVPGRPRPRVQDVRRAVREGHEGNLVVFVVDASGSMAARDRMAAVGGATLSLLRDAYQRRDKVAVITFRQRQATLLLPPTTSVYIASRRLSRFDTGGKTPLAEGLLAARDVVVREKARDRARRCLVVVLTDGRATGGPDPLGRTRQAAARLVAEGAAAVVVDCETSLVRLGLAEELATALRGPAVRLAHLRADDLTRLVTQTDRNAA, encoded by the coding sequence GTGACGCCCGCGTATCCGTTCAGCGCGATCGTCGGGCACGACCGGTTGCTCCTCGCCCTGCTGCTGTGCGCGGTGCGACCCGAGATCGGTGGTGTGCTGATCCGCGGCGAGAAGGGGACCGCGAAGTCGACCGCGGTACGCGGACTGGCACAGGTACTCGCCCAGGTCGACGGTGGTGCCCTGGTCGAATTGCCGATCGGTGCCACCGAGGACCGGGTGGTCGGTTCGCTCGACCTTCAGAAGGTGCTGCGCGACGGTGAGCATGCGTTCTCGCCGGGTCTGCTGGCCCGGGCGCACGGCGGGGTGCTCTACGTCGACGAGGTCAACCTGCTGCACGACCACCTGGTCGACGTGCTGCTCGACGCGGCGGCGATGGGTCGCGTGCACATCGAACGCGACGGCATCTCCCACAGCCACGAGGCGCGGTTCGTGCTGATCGGCACCATGAATCCCGAAGAGGGCGAACTACGCCCGCAGTTGCTCGACCGCTTCGGTCTCACGGTGGACGTGGCGGCGAGCCGCGACGTCGACGTCCGCGTCGAGGTGATTCGTCAGCGCATGGCGTTCGAGGCCGATCCGGACGCATTCGCCGACAGCTATGCGCACCACGACACCGACCTGGCCCGCCGGGTCGCCGATGCGCGTGCGCGGGTTCCGTCGGTATCGTTGCCCGACAACGAGTTACGGCGTATCGCGGCGCTGTGTGCGGCTTTCGACGTCGACGGTATGCGCGCCGATCTGGTGGTGGCGCGCACTGCGGTCGCCCACGCGGCATGGCGGGGCGCGGTCGCCGGGGCGAGCGCAGCGACAGGGGATATCACCGTCGGCGAAGACGACATCCGGGTGGCCGCCGAACTCGCACTGCCCCACCGGCGCCGACGGGACCCGTTCGACGATCCCGGCCTGGATCCGGAACGGCTCGACGAAGCGATGGCCCAGGCCGACGAATCCGCGAATCCCCCGGACACCGATCCAGAACCCGACCCCGACTCTCACCCCGACCCACCCGGTGGTGGGAACGCCACCGAATCCTCGGGGTCCGCTGTGCCGCAGAAGAAACCGTCGACCCAGACCCGCGACAGCGGTGCACCGTCGGCGGCGTTCAAGACCAAGACGCTGGTGGTGCCCGGGGTGGGGGAGGGCGCACCGGGACGGCGCTCACGGGCCCGCAACCGCACCGGCACCGTCGTGGCGTCGACCCCGGACGCCGAGACCGGACACGGGCTGCACGTCTTCGGCACGCTGCTCGCGGCCGCGGAGAACCAGCGCGTGCCGGGCCGCCCCCGGCCGCGGGTGCAGGACGTGCGCCGCGCCGTGCGCGAAGGTCACGAGGGCAACCTCGTGGTCTTCGTCGTCGACGCCTCGGGCTCGATGGCCGCACGCGACCGGATGGCGGCGGTCGGCGGCGCCACCCTGTCACTGCTGCGCGACGCCTACCAGCGCCGCGACAAAGTCGCCGTGATCACGTTCCGTCAGCGACAGGCCACGCTGCTGCTGCCGCCCACGACGTCGGTGTACATCGCCAGCCGCCGGCTGTCGCGATTCGACACCGGTGGGAAGACCCCGCTGGCGGAGGGTCTGCTGGCCGCCCGCGACGTCGTCGTGCGGGAGAAGGCCCGCGACCGCGCCCGTCGCTGCCTGGTCGTCGTGCTGACTGACGGCCGCGCCACCGGGGGACCGGACCCGTTGGGCCGCACCCGTCAGGCCGCCGCCCGCCTGGTGGCCGAGGGCGCTGCCGCCGTCGTCGTCGACTGCGAGACCTCGCTGGTGCGGCTCGGCCTCGCCGAGGAACTCGCCACCGCGCTGCGCGGACCCGCCGTCCGCCTGGCCCACCTGCGCGCCGACGATCTCACCCGGCTGGTCACCCAGACCGACCGCAACGCCGCCTAA
- a CDS encoding GNAT family N-acetyltransferase, with translation MTVALRRNWAKDLDAATLYELLKLRVEVFVVEQACPYPELDGRDLLAETRHFWLEGPDGEVISTLRLMEEHPGGNKGFRIGRVCTRRDARGHGHTARLMQAALADVGDHPCRIDAQTYLEAMYARHGFVRAGDEFVEDGISHVPMLRPGSGTAHQ, from the coding sequence ATGACGGTCGCGCTGCGCCGCAACTGGGCCAAGGACCTCGACGCGGCAACCCTGTACGAATTACTCAAACTGCGCGTGGAGGTGTTCGTCGTCGAACAGGCCTGCCCCTATCCCGAACTCGACGGTCGGGACCTGCTGGCCGAGACACGCCACTTCTGGCTCGAGGGCCCCGACGGCGAAGTGATCTCCACGTTGCGGCTGATGGAGGAACATCCCGGCGGTAACAAGGGATTCCGGATCGGTCGTGTGTGCACCAGGCGCGACGCCCGCGGGCACGGGCACACCGCCCGACTGATGCAGGCGGCGCTCGCCGACGTGGGCGACCACCCGTGCCGCATCGACGCGCAGACCTATCTCGAAGCGATGTACGCCCGGCACGGATTCGTCCGCGCCGGAGACGAATTCGTCGAAGACGGCATTTCGCACGTCCCTATGCTGCGCCCGGGATCCGGGACGGCGCACCAGTGA
- the mqo gene encoding malate dehydrogenase (quinone) → MSATLSVLLKLLEPNWSITLVERLDGAAAESSDPWNNAGTGHSALCELNYTPQTANGGIDITKAVHVNEQFQVSRQFWSYAVENEVLPDVRNFINPIPHVSFVQGAENVKYLRARYNALVTNPLFGSMEFIDDPGEFARRLPLMADKRDFSEPVGLNWTQDGTDVDFGSLSRQLFGYSAQRGMTTLFGHEVRDLDKQSDGSWSVKVVNRRTGAKRKLNAKFVFVGAGGGALPLLQKAGIEEAKGFGGFPVGGAFLRTNNQSLTAGHQAKVYGLPPLGAPPMSVPHLDTRVINSRSWLLFGPFAGWSPKFLKQGKVTDLPFSVKPNNLTSMLGVGLTEMGLLKYLIGQLRLSAADRVDALREFAPGAVDSDWELDVAGQRVQVVRRKGRGGVLEFGTTVLSAEDGSIAGLLGASPGASTAVPAMLDIMERCFADRYRGWLPRLREIVPSLGTPLSTEPKLFEEVWAHGTKVLKLDRPAEGLPIAGPDTEHREPDAARTTAVTA, encoded by the coding sequence ATGAGCGCCACGCTGAGTGTCCTGCTGAAGCTGCTCGAGCCGAACTGGTCGATCACCCTGGTCGAGCGGCTCGACGGCGCGGCGGCCGAGAGTAGCGACCCGTGGAACAACGCGGGCACCGGACACTCCGCGCTGTGCGAGCTCAACTACACCCCGCAGACCGCCAACGGCGGCATCGACATCACCAAAGCGGTGCACGTCAACGAACAGTTCCAGGTCTCGCGGCAGTTCTGGTCCTACGCCGTCGAGAACGAGGTGCTGCCCGACGTCCGCAACTTCATCAACCCCATCCCGCACGTCAGCTTCGTCCAGGGCGCCGAGAACGTGAAGTATCTGCGCGCCCGCTACAACGCGCTCGTCACCAACCCGCTCTTCGGGTCGATGGAGTTCATCGACGATCCCGGCGAATTCGCCCGGCGGTTGCCGCTGATGGCCGATAAGCGAGACTTCTCCGAACCGGTCGGGCTGAACTGGACGCAGGACGGCACCGACGTCGATTTCGGCTCGCTGTCGCGCCAGCTTTTCGGCTACTCGGCGCAGCGCGGGATGACCACCCTGTTCGGACACGAAGTGCGCGATCTGGACAAGCAGTCCGACGGCAGCTGGTCGGTGAAGGTGGTCAACCGCCGCACCGGGGCCAAGCGCAAGCTCAACGCCAAGTTCGTCTTCGTCGGCGCCGGCGGCGGGGCGTTGCCGCTGCTGCAGAAGGCAGGCATCGAGGAGGCCAAGGGCTTCGGCGGCTTTCCCGTCGGCGGAGCGTTCCTGCGCACGAACAACCAGTCGCTGACCGCCGGGCACCAGGCCAAGGTCTACGGGTTGCCGCCGCTCGGCGCGCCCCCGATGTCGGTGCCACACCTGGACACCCGCGTGATCAACAGCAGGTCGTGGCTGCTGTTCGGCCCGTTCGCCGGCTGGTCGCCCAAATTCCTCAAACAGGGCAAGGTCACCGATCTGCCGTTCTCGGTCAAGCCGAACAACCTGACCTCCATGCTCGGTGTCGGGCTCACCGAGATGGGATTGCTCAAGTACCTCATCGGCCAGCTGAGGCTCAGCGCGGCCGACCGCGTCGACGCGTTGCGCGAATTCGCTCCTGGCGCAGTCGATTCCGACTGGGAGCTCGATGTGGCCGGCCAGCGCGTGCAGGTCGTCCGGCGTAAAGGACGCGGGGGGGTGCTGGAATTCGGCACGACCGTGCTGTCCGCCGAGGACGGCAGCATCGCCGGGCTGCTCGGTGCGTCGCCCGGTGCCTCGACGGCGGTGCCCGCGATGCTCGACATCATGGAGCGCTGCTTCGCCGACCGCTACCGCGGCTGGCTACCCAGGCTTCGCGAGATCGTGCCTTCGCTCGGAACTCCGCTGTCCACCGAACCCAAGCTGTTCGAAGAGGTGTGGGCGCACGGCACCAAGGTGCTCAAACTCGACCGCCCGGCGGAGGGTCTCCCGATCGCCGGTCCGGACACCGAGCACCGGGAGCCCGACGCCGCGCGCACAACCGCGGTCACTGCCTGA
- a CDS encoding alpha/beta hydrolase: MSSRVRSWDTDVLPDYQRHTLALGRDPDGEGDLVATIVRRGRPQPDARHAVLLVHGFTDYFFHTELADHLATRGLAFYALDLHKCGRSRRGAQTPHFTTDLTRYDRELEQALEIIGEETDGAAVVVVGHSAGGLIVSLWLDRLRRRGMTERLGVAGLVLNSPWLDLQGPALLRSPATSAALGAVSRLGKRRIVRSPNPGGGYGATLHRDFGGEFDYDLEWKPVGGFPVTAGWIRAIRRGHARLHRGLDVGVPNLILRSDHSVREAPDPATMQRGDAVLDVAHIARWAGCIGNRSTIVPIADAKHDVFLSLAEPRRAAYGELDRWLDWYLAEHPATTQRSERG, encoded by the coding sequence GTGAGTTCCCGGGTGCGCAGCTGGGACACCGACGTGCTGCCGGACTACCAGCGGCACACCCTTGCGCTGGGACGCGATCCCGACGGTGAGGGCGACCTCGTCGCGACGATCGTGCGCCGGGGCCGGCCGCAGCCCGATGCGCGCCACGCGGTGTTGCTGGTGCACGGGTTCACCGACTACTTCTTCCACACCGAACTCGCCGATCACCTGGCCACCCGGGGCCTCGCGTTCTACGCGCTGGACCTGCACAAATGCGGCCGGTCGCGGCGGGGCGCGCAGACGCCGCACTTCACGACCGACCTGACCCGCTACGACCGCGAACTCGAGCAGGCTCTGGAGATCATCGGTGAGGAGACCGACGGCGCCGCTGTCGTGGTGGTCGGGCATTCCGCGGGCGGGCTGATCGTGTCGCTGTGGCTGGACCGGCTGCGACGGCGAGGGATGACCGAGCGACTCGGCGTGGCCGGCCTGGTGCTCAACAGCCCCTGGCTGGATCTGCAGGGACCGGCGCTGCTGCGCTCCCCGGCCACCTCGGCCGCACTCGGCGCAGTCTCACGGCTGGGCAAACGCCGGATCGTGCGGTCGCCGAACCCGGGTGGCGGTTACGGCGCCACACTGCACCGGGACTTCGGGGGCGAGTTCGACTACGACCTCGAGTGGAAACCGGTCGGCGGTTTCCCCGTGACGGCGGGGTGGATCCGCGCGATCCGCCGCGGGCACGCCCGGCTGCACCGCGGACTGGACGTCGGCGTCCCCAACCTGATCCTGCGCTCGGACCACAGCGTGCGCGAGGCGCCCGATCCGGCGACGATGCAGCGCGGCGACGCGGTCCTCGACGTCGCACACATCGCCCGCTGGGCGGGCTGCATCGGTAATCGCAGCACCATCGTGCCGATCGCCGACGCGAAACACGACGTGTTCCTTTCGCTGGCCGAGCCGCGTCGTGCGGCCTACGGTGAACTGGATCGCTGGCTGGACTGGTATCTGGCCGAACATCCGGCTACCACGCAACGATCCGAACGGGGATGA
- the mtr gene encoding mycothione reductase: MAHFDIAIIGTGSGNSILDERYVDKKVAVCEEGMFGGTCLNVGCIPTKMFVYSAGVTQNVRDAARFGIDAHVDGVRWSDIVSRVFGRIDPLASGGEHYRRSTPNVEVFASHTRFADALPDGRYRLRTDDGDEFTADQVVIAAGSRATVPPAIADCGVAHHTSDTIMRLAELPEHIIIAGGGFVAAEFAHIFSSLGSRVTIVIRGTAMLGHADDTICERFTDIAGKKWEIHSRRNIIGGSTDESGVTLSLDDGSELHGDVLLVATGRVPNGDLLDAHVAGVAVEGGLVTVDEFQRTTARNVFALGDVCSPYQLKHVANHEARVVRNNLLIDWDDTDALMPSNHRNVPSAVFTEPQIASVGLTENEARAQGYRIRSKVQDYSDVAYGWAMEDTSGFAKLIVDDDTGLLLGAHIMGHQASSIIQPLVQAMAFDLPAQDMARGQYWIHPALPEVVENALLSLCGEPPWPPARRH; encoded by the coding sequence ATGGCGCATTTCGATATCGCGATCATCGGAACCGGTTCGGGCAACTCGATTCTCGACGAGCGCTACGTCGACAAGAAGGTCGCCGTCTGCGAGGAGGGGATGTTCGGCGGCACCTGCCTCAATGTCGGGTGCATCCCCACCAAGATGTTCGTCTACTCGGCCGGGGTGACCCAGAATGTCCGTGACGCAGCACGCTTCGGCATCGACGCCCATGTCGACGGGGTGCGCTGGAGTGACATCGTGTCGCGGGTCTTCGGCCGGATCGACCCGCTGGCCAGCGGCGGTGAGCACTACCGGCGTTCCACGCCCAACGTCGAGGTGTTCGCCAGCCACACCCGTTTCGCCGACGCGCTTCCCGACGGCCGGTACCGGCTACGCACCGACGACGGTGACGAATTCACCGCCGACCAGGTGGTGATCGCGGCGGGCTCGCGCGCGACCGTACCGCCGGCCATCGCCGACTGCGGGGTCGCCCATCACACCAGTGACACGATCATGCGGCTGGCCGAGTTGCCCGAGCACATCATCATCGCCGGGGGCGGTTTCGTGGCCGCCGAATTCGCGCACATCTTCTCCTCCCTCGGATCGCGGGTCACGATCGTCATCCGGGGCACGGCCATGCTCGGCCACGCCGACGACACGATCTGTGAGCGCTTCACCGACATCGCGGGCAAGAAGTGGGAGATCCACAGTCGCCGCAACATCATCGGCGGCTCCACCGACGAGTCGGGGGTCACGCTCAGTCTCGACGACGGGTCCGAACTGCACGGCGACGTGTTGCTCGTGGCCACCGGCCGGGTTCCCAACGGCGACCTGCTCGACGCGCATGTCGCCGGCGTGGCGGTCGAGGGCGGCCTGGTGACCGTCGACGAGTTCCAACGGACCACTGCACGCAACGTGTTCGCGCTCGGCGACGTCTGCTCGCCCTATCAGCTCAAGCACGTGGCCAATCACGAAGCCCGGGTGGTCAGGAACAACCTGCTCATCGACTGGGACGACACCGATGCGCTGATGCCGTCCAATCACCGCAATGTGCCGTCCGCGGTGTTCACCGAACCCCAGATCGCCTCCGTCGGTCTCACCGAGAACGAGGCGCGGGCACAGGGTTACCGCATCAGGAGCAAGGTCCAGGATTACAGCGACGTCGCGTACGGCTGGGCGATGGAGGACACCTCGGGTTTCGCGAAACTCATCGTCGACGACGACACCGGGCTGCTGCTCGGCGCGCACATCATGGGCCACCAGGCGTCGTCGATCATCCAGCCGCTCGTGCAGGCCATGGCGTTCGACCTGCCTGCGCAGGATATGGCGCGCGGCCAGTACTGGATTCATCCCGCGCTGCCCGAGGTGGTGGAGAACGCCCTGCTCTCCCTGTGCGGTGAGCCGCCGTGGCCCCCGGCCCGACGGCACTGA
- a CDS encoding sigma-70 family RNA polymerase sigma factor translates to MGTTIDEATDDLAARFTRDVPPLIDTLYRAARRYTVSTADAEDLVQETLTKAYAGFRSYTDGTNLRAWLLRIMTNIWISSYRTAQRRPDEVSADVTDAQLAAVAAHTSTGLPSAELAALEAMGDDEVRAALAELPVDQRLVVFYADVEGMRYKEIAAILDIPLGTVMSRLHRGRTRLRALLTEVATTRGYLHDGGCAA, encoded by the coding sequence GTGGGCACGACGATCGATGAAGCGACAGACGACCTCGCCGCACGTTTCACCCGAGACGTGCCGCCCCTGATCGACACCCTCTACCGCGCCGCCCGCCGCTACACGGTCAGCACCGCCGACGCGGAGGACCTGGTGCAGGAGACGCTGACCAAGGCGTACGCGGGCTTTCGGTCCTACACCGACGGAACCAACCTGCGGGCGTGGCTGCTGCGGATCATGACCAACATCTGGATCTCCTCGTACCGCACCGCGCAGCGCCGCCCCGACGAGGTCAGCGCCGACGTCACCGACGCCCAACTCGCCGCCGTCGCAGCGCACACGTCGACCGGGCTGCCCTCCGCCGAACTCGCCGCACTCGAGGCGATGGGTGACGACGAGGTGCGCGCGGCCCTCGCCGAACTGCCCGTCGACCAACGGCTGGTGGTCTTCTATGCCGACGTGGAAGGTATGCGCTACAAGGAGATCGCCGCGATCCTCGACATCCCGCTGGGCACCGTCATGTCGCGGCTGCACCGCGGGCGCACCCGTCTGCGCGCACTGCTCACCGAGGTCGCGACGACGCGCGGATATCTGCACGACGGCGGCTGCGCGGCATGA
- a CDS encoding energy-coupling factor ABC transporter ATP-binding protein codes for MTAPAVRIEQLRHVYPDGHVALAGVDLTIGAGERVAVLGPNGAGKTTLMLHLNGVLEATAGSVHIGGTPVRRATLADIRRRVGLVFQDPDDQLFMPTVAQDVAFGPANFGVRGEELAARVDRALATVSLSDEAGRSPTHLSAGQRRRAALATVLACDPEILVLDEPSANLDPVARRELAETLLAIDATTIIVTHDLPYAAQLCERAVIVDAGVVVADGPIADLLADTALLAAHRLELPWGFTVPDKFA; via the coding sequence GTGACCGCACCGGCCGTGCGCATCGAGCAGTTACGGCACGTCTACCCCGACGGCCATGTAGCGCTCGCGGGCGTGGACCTGACGATCGGCGCAGGCGAGCGAGTCGCCGTGCTCGGACCGAACGGGGCGGGCAAGACGACGCTAATGCTGCATCTCAACGGGGTGCTCGAAGCGACGGCCGGCAGTGTGCACATCGGCGGGACACCGGTGCGCCGGGCGACGCTCGCCGACATCCGCAGGCGCGTCGGCCTGGTGTTCCAGGACCCCGACGACCAGCTGTTCATGCCGACGGTTGCCCAGGACGTGGCGTTCGGGCCGGCCAACTTCGGGGTGCGCGGCGAGGAACTGGCCGCGCGGGTGGATCGCGCACTGGCCACCGTGTCCCTCAGCGACGAGGCCGGGCGCAGTCCCACCCACCTCTCGGCGGGGCAGCGCAGGCGTGCCGCGCTGGCGACGGTGCTGGCGTGCGACCCCGAGATCCTCGTACTCGACGAACCATCGGCCAATCTCGACCCGGTCGCCCGCCGCGAACTGGCCGAGACCCTGCTCGCCATCGACGCCACGACCATCATCGTCACCCACGACCTGCCCTACGCCGCGCAGTTGTGCGAGCGCGCGGTCATCGTCGACGCCGGCGTGGTGGTGGCCGACGGGCCGATCGCCGACCTGCTCGCCGACACCGCGCTGCTGGCCGCTCACCGGCTCGAACTGCCGTGGGGGTTCACCGTCCCCGACAAATTCGCTTGA
- the cbiQ gene encoding cobalt ECF transporter T component CbiQ → MGAGAHPLYRHGDSVVHRMPAETKIVCLVAFVLSVVATPRELVWPYVAYGAIVAAMWWAARIPPRWALPRMLIEAPFVVLAVLLPFAEGGERTEVGGVSLSITGLYAAWGIVAKGTLGVAAALTVAATTPAAELPAALSRLRVPAVMTSVLVLMIRYIDLLAAEADRMRIARISRGDSPRALHQAGAVAKGVGALFLRSYERGERVHLAMLSRGFDGRTPDLAAVGAPPPAGRAQWAVALSPAAGAAAVAVVAWVVS, encoded by the coding sequence GTGGGTGCGGGCGCGCATCCGCTCTACCGCCACGGTGACTCCGTCGTGCACCGCATGCCGGCCGAGACGAAGATCGTCTGCCTGGTGGCGTTCGTCCTGTCCGTCGTGGCCACCCCGCGTGAACTGGTGTGGCCCTACGTCGCCTACGGGGCGATCGTCGCCGCGATGTGGTGGGCCGCGCGCATCCCGCCGCGCTGGGCGCTACCGAGGATGCTGATCGAGGCGCCGTTCGTGGTGCTCGCGGTGCTGCTGCCGTTCGCCGAGGGCGGTGAGCGCACCGAGGTCGGGGGCGTCTCCCTGTCGATCACCGGCCTCTACGCCGCCTGGGGGATCGTCGCCAAGGGCACCCTCGGTGTCGCCGCCGCGCTGACCGTCGCCGCGACCACCCCGGCGGCCGAACTGCCTGCCGCGCTGAGCCGACTGCGCGTCCCGGCCGTGATGACCTCGGTGCTCGTGCTGATGATCCGCTACATCGACCTCCTGGCCGCCGAGGCCGACCGCATGCGCATCGCCCGCATCTCGCGCGGGGATTCGCCGCGGGCACTGCACCAGGCCGGTGCCGTCGCCAAGGGTGTCGGCGCGCTGTTCCTGCGGTCCTACGAGCGCGGGGAACGGGTCCACCTCGCGATGCTGTCGAGGGGTTTCGACGGCCGCACACCGGATCTGGCCGCGGTCGGCGCGCCGCCACCGGCCGGCAGGGCGCAGTGGGCGGTCGCCCTGTCGCCGGCGGCCGGGGCGGCCGCCGTGGCCGTGGTGGCGTGGGTGGTCTCGTGA